From a single Halobellus ruber genomic region:
- a CDS encoding UPF0175 family protein, which produces MARITGSYPDDLDLLIEGAVEAGVFSGKSDALREFVREYFEDHESERIAAAVALYERERITLGDAARLADVDRWTMRDILREHGVELRLGLVDEDDAADEVEAASELEFGDEDSSDEESRAK; this is translated from the coding sequence ATGGCACGAATCACCGGGTCATATCCAGACGATCTCGACCTCCTCATCGAGGGTGCTGTCGAGGCTGGTGTGTTCAGCGGCAAGAGCGATGCGTTGCGAGAGTTCGTACGTGAATACTTCGAGGACCACGAAAGCGAGCGTATTGCGGCTGCGGTCGCCCTCTACGAACGCGAGCGGATCACACTCGGTGATGCCGCGAGACTCGCTGATGTCGATCGGTGGACGATGCGGGATATCCTCCGTGAGCACGGTGTTGAGCTCCGCCTCGGACTCGTTGACGAAGACGACGCAGCCGACGAAGTAGAGGCAGCGAGCGAACTCGAATTCGGTGATGAGGACTCGTCTGATGAGGAGTCACGTGCTAAATGA
- a CDS encoding tyrosine-type recombinase/integrase, with product MSTETTPDPERDVEDPVAYFLQDMTYHGKSGRTRAAYERVLRQFEAFLGDSDPGASVREATHRDCMAWIHTLRGSDAADSTIATYASYLHRFYAYMAQIGAFDSNPMTLVVEEMDERIDTNPSRREITLPELREFLETVSHPLDHAVIVALLKTGMRVGELCNLDVRDVTLSDAEPLRAVGSEFAEPRAQLDGRGPSIYVSPDPVAGEEVAGEERSASNKRKRSTVIPIDTELEAALRRWLAIRPDARSDAEPLFVSTSGRWGARLTPDMVHHIVERHASAFGWHRSGGDAEENVTPHYFRHFFTTHLRDRTGDRGIVKYLRGDVGGDIVDTYTHNWGDRVRETYETHIYSVY from the coding sequence ATGAGTACCGAGACCACTCCCGACCCCGAGCGGGACGTCGAGGATCCCGTGGCGTACTTCCTCCAGGACATGACCTATCACGGGAAGTCCGGCCGGACACGGGCGGCGTACGAGCGCGTACTTCGGCAGTTCGAGGCTTTCCTCGGGGACTCGGACCCAGGGGCGTCGGTGCGCGAAGCCACGCACCGCGACTGTATGGCGTGGATTCATACACTTCGGGGGTCGGACGCGGCCGACAGCACCATCGCCACGTACGCCTCGTATCTCCACCGGTTCTACGCGTACATGGCTCAGATCGGGGCATTCGACTCGAATCCGATGACGCTGGTCGTCGAGGAGATGGACGAACGGATCGATACCAACCCGTCCCGTCGGGAGATCACACTTCCGGAGCTACGGGAGTTCCTCGAAACGGTGTCACACCCCTTGGATCACGCGGTGATCGTGGCGTTGCTCAAGACCGGGATGCGGGTTGGAGAGCTGTGTAACCTCGACGTCCGAGACGTGACACTCTCCGATGCGGAGCCGTTGCGGGCAGTCGGCTCAGAGTTCGCCGAACCGCGAGCCCAGTTAGACGGCCGGGGACCGTCGATATACGTCTCTCCGGATCCAGTCGCCGGCGAGGAGGTTGCCGGCGAGGAGCGGTCCGCGTCAAACAAACGGAAGCGATCGACGGTGATTCCGATCGATACGGAGCTTGAAGCAGCGCTCCGCCGGTGGCTCGCGATCCGACCGGACGCCCGGTCGGACGCGGAGCCGCTGTTCGTGAGTACCTCGGGCAGGTGGGGCGCTCGGCTCACCCCGGACATGGTCCACCACATCGTCGAGCGCCACGCCAGCGCCTTCGGGTGGCACCGTTCCGGTGGCGACGCCGAAGAGAACGTCACGCCACATTACTTCCGCCACTTCTTTACGACTCACCTCCGGGATCGGACCGGTGACAGGGGGATCGTGAAGTACCTGAGGGGGGACGTCGGCGGCGACATCGTCGACACCTACACGCACAACTGGGGCGACAGGGTGCGTGAGACCTACGAGACCCACATCTATTCGGTGTATTGA
- a CDS encoding DUF5805 domain-containing protein, whose translation MATDGLDTERKTVVTYVPAYQKHEWAEHADRLEMSQSEFVRTMVQAGRREFGVPSDPTDPDGVVSDSDEGTSSRSRTGGGDFEGRVREALTAEEYLSWDELLARLTDDIEGRLDETLQRLQSSNVVQYSGRHGGYTLTGTESR comes from the coding sequence ATGGCGACCGATGGACTCGACACCGAGCGGAAGACCGTCGTGACGTACGTACCCGCCTATCAGAAACACGAGTGGGCGGAGCACGCCGATCGTTTGGAAATGAGTCAAAGCGAGTTCGTCCGGACGATGGTCCAGGCGGGACGCCGGGAGTTCGGGGTTCCGTCGGACCCGACCGATCCCGACGGAGTAGTGAGTGACTCCGACGAGGGCACTTCGAGCCGATCACGTACCGGAGGGGGAGACTTCGAGGGTCGCGTTCGCGAGGCGCTGACGGCCGAGGAGTATCTCTCGTGGGACGAACTGCTTGCGAGGCTCACCGACGACATCGAAGGTCGCCTCGACGAGACGCTTCAGCGTCTCCAGTCCTCGAACGTCGTTCAGTACAGCGGGCGCCACGGCGGGTACACGCTCACCGGGACCGAGAGCCGATGA
- a CDS encoding putative sulfate/molybdate transporter, with protein MFPGNRREMPIRISRGELTGALGDSVTVLPVVVAVAALTELALARLLLGFAVFQVAWGVHYGLPVSVEPMKALAALVIAGGLGSAELAVAGLLAGAVLLLIGATDTLSRVEWFIGRPVVRGVQLAVGLVLLEAGVELSLDGPVYALAALAVVVGSVAVGRRRVSALLVLALGVGIAVATAGLPSPVVPTVGVTLPSRAGLSADAAGATVAQLAMTVGNAAVATSLLLTDYYDADVSPDDLATSMGAMNLLAVPFGALPMCHGSGGVTGKYAFGARTAGSNLILGVLFGLAALVGVGIVAAFPIAMLGVILAVVGIELCRAGVDTSDRPLAVVVGAVGLVSNVGVAFLVGVVVHRVLSYRRPETASS; from the coding sequence ATGTTCCCCGGGAATCGACGCGAGATGCCGATCCGGATCTCCCGTGGCGAGCTCACCGGCGCGTTAGGGGATTCGGTTACGGTGCTGCCGGTCGTCGTCGCGGTCGCCGCGCTCACGGAGCTCGCCTTGGCGCGACTTCTCCTCGGGTTCGCGGTGTTCCAGGTCGCCTGGGGGGTTCACTACGGCCTTCCGGTGTCCGTGGAGCCGATGAAGGCGCTGGCGGCGCTTGTGATCGCCGGCGGACTCGGGAGCGCGGAGCTCGCGGTCGCGGGGCTCCTCGCGGGGGCTGTCCTCCTCCTGATCGGCGCCACCGACACGCTCTCCCGGGTGGAGTGGTTCATCGGTCGACCGGTCGTCCGCGGCGTCCAACTCGCCGTCGGGCTCGTGTTGCTGGAAGCTGGCGTCGAGTTGAGCCTGGACGGCCCGGTGTACGCGCTGGCGGCGCTCGCGGTGGTGGTCGGAAGCGTCGCGGTCGGCCGCCGGCGGGTGAGCGCACTTCTCGTGCTCGCCCTCGGCGTCGGAATCGCGGTTGCGACCGCCGGCCTCCCTTCGCCGGTGGTGCCGACGGTCGGGGTGACGCTCCCGAGCAGGGCGGGCCTCTCCGCGGACGCCGCCGGCGCGACAGTCGCCCAACTGGCGATGACAGTCGGCAACGCAGCGGTCGCGACGTCGCTACTCCTCACGGACTACTACGACGCGGACGTCTCGCCGGACGACCTCGCGACCAGTATGGGCGCGATGAACCTGCTGGCCGTCCCCTTCGGAGCGCTGCCGATGTGTCACGGCAGCGGTGGCGTGACCGGAAAGTACGCCTTCGGGGCCCGCACCGCCGGGTCGAACCTGATTCTCGGCGTACTCTTCGGTCTCGCGGCGCTTGTCGGTGTGGGCATCGTCGCGGCGTTCCCGATTGCGATGCTCGGGGTGATCCTGGCCGTCGTCGGGATCGAGCTCTGCCGGGCCGGGGTGGATACGTCGGACCGGCCCCTGGCAGTCGTCGTCGGGGCCGTCGGTCTCGTTTCGAACGTCGGCGTCGCCTTCCTCGTCGGTGTCGTGGTCCACCGGGTCCTCTCGTACCGCCGACCGGAGACCGCATCGAGTTGA
- a CDS encoding TOBE domain-containing protein: MVRPQFDAYIGTDGVTLDASDVDLLRAIDRTGSLSTAAEELGRSYAHAQRRVVELEEAFGSLVERQRGGSGGGGSTLTGTAEDLLAAFERTRTGFEGVAAVAETVLTGPVVGREGELATVGTDAGHVRALVPEGDGVVQLSIRADAVTLTDPGDTPVPEHTSARNRFSGPVQRIDSGERIARVSVDIGIDDPLLALVTEDSREKLGLTVGSDVVASFKATATRGTPVAGADR, encoded by the coding sequence ATGGTCCGCCCGCAGTTCGACGCGTACATCGGGACCGACGGCGTGACACTCGACGCCAGCGACGTCGACCTCCTGCGAGCGATCGACCGGACGGGGTCGCTCAGCACGGCCGCAGAGGAGCTCGGTCGATCCTACGCCCACGCCCAGCGCCGGGTCGTCGAACTGGAGGAGGCGTTCGGGTCCCTCGTGGAGCGACAGCGCGGCGGGTCCGGCGGCGGCGGCAGTACGCTCACCGGCACTGCGGAAGACCTGCTCGCCGCCTTCGAGCGGACGCGGACGGGGTTCGAGGGCGTCGCTGCGGTCGCCGAAACCGTGCTCACCGGTCCGGTCGTCGGCCGCGAGGGGGAGTTAGCCACCGTCGGGACCGACGCCGGTCATGTGCGTGCGCTCGTCCCCGAGGGCGACGGCGTCGTCCAGCTCTCGATCCGGGCGGACGCCGTGACGCTGACCGACCCCGGCGACACGCCCGTGCCGGAGCACACGAGCGCCCGGAACCGGTTTTCGGGGCCGGTCCAGCGGATCGATTCCGGCGAACGCATCGCCCGAGTGAGCGTGGATATCGGGATCGACGACCCACTGCTGGCGCTCGTGACCGAGGACAGCCGGGAGAAACTCGGACTGACCGTCGGCAGCGACGTCGTGGCCTCGTTCAAGGCGACCGCGACCCGTGGGACTCCGGTCGCGGGCGCCGACCGCTGA
- a CDS encoding extracellular solute-binding protein, whose protein sequence is MSKQRSSADGRNASGSDGAVSRRSFLAAGAAAGIAGLAGCSGGSGGSGGSGDDGTDGPTDSGGSTDTATSTETSMSDSMTIFHAGSLAPPFSEAEPRFEEEFGVDVNREAKGSVASTQKITQQGRSADVLGTSDFRLIRNRVLPEYGDWYAIFTTNSMSIQYREDSPGADDISGDNWWEVLTRDDITIGHSDPAVDPGGYRAVMTQQLGAEEFEGERLYDDATYRTLRENSVVPTGTETNLEGQLESGELDYVMYYQSISASSGLPFVDLQPEVDLSKATTEYAEHYAKAEVETDSGTFTGAPIAYGITVPSVAEAPGRGAQWVEYFATEPGRAILEDLGLVPVDPVVVPSGSADAVPDRVMEVASAQETLGPLEL, encoded by the coding sequence ATGTCGAAACAACGGTCGTCTGCGGACGGTCGCAACGCATCGGGTTCTGACGGAGCGGTCTCTCGGCGGTCCTTCCTCGCGGCGGGCGCCGCCGCGGGCATCGCCGGACTCGCCGGCTGTTCGGGCGGGTCCGGTGGCTCCGGAGGGTCCGGGGACGACGGAACGGACGGGCCCACCGACTCCGGGGGGTCGACGGACACCGCAACCTCGACGGAGACTTCGATGTCGGACTCGATGACCATCTTCCACGCCGGGTCGCTCGCGCCGCCGTTCAGCGAGGCCGAACCCCGGTTCGAGGAGGAGTTCGGCGTCGACGTGAACCGCGAAGCGAAGGGGTCCGTGGCCTCGACGCAGAAGATAACCCAACAGGGCCGGTCGGCCGACGTGCTCGGCACCTCGGACTTTCGGCTCATCCGGAACCGCGTGCTCCCAGAGTACGGCGACTGGTATGCGATCTTCACTACGAACTCGATGTCGATCCAGTACCGCGAGGACTCCCCGGGCGCCGACGACATTTCCGGGGACAACTGGTGGGAGGTGCTCACCCGCGACGACATCACCATCGGCCACTCCGATCCCGCGGTCGACCCCGGCGGGTACCGCGCCGTGATGACCCAACAGCTCGGCGCCGAGGAGTTCGAGGGTGAACGCCTCTACGACGACGCGACGTATCGGACGCTCCGGGAGAACTCCGTCGTCCCGACGGGGACGGAGACGAACCTCGAAGGCCAGCTCGAATCGGGCGAACTCGACTACGTGATGTACTACCAGTCGATCTCCGCGAGTTCCGGGTTGCCGTTCGTCGACCTCCAGCCCGAGGTCGACCTCTCGAAGGCCACCACGGAGTACGCCGAGCACTACGCGAAGGCGGAAGTCGAGACCGACTCGGGGACGTTCACGGGCGCACCCATCGCGTACGGGATCACGGTTCCGAGCGTCGCCGAGGCGCCGGGGCGGGGTGCGCAGTGGGTGGAGTACTTCGCGACGGAACCCGGCCGCGCGATCCTTGAGGACCTCGGACTCGTCCCGGTCGATCCGGTGGTCGTCCCGAGCGGCTCCGCGGACGCCGTCCCGGACCGCGTGATGGAGGTCGCAAGCGCACAGGAGACGCTCGGTCCCCTGGAACTATAA
- a CDS encoding ABC transporter permease, whose translation MATETGPRLDVETGGVPTVVLVVGFVGVQLLAFAAAYTTGRPTWYAYFIIGSTAVTAYLLDGSSFVVASATLGSVLLVALGLPLFLFVARQTPSLVVEKATDPDVHRVLYLGVYGPLLAALLSLAFGIPLAHLLSEGFPGQPLVESLVDLPLVVPHSVAGILILFGFGEGGAFPSVSVLGSMVGMVLAMAFVAAPYAVNATREAFEAIDHRLEYASRIHGANRWETFRRVTGPLATRGMVTGGVLAWARAVSEFGAVAVVAYSVEFFYPLAGERVTAQHAPVFVYNTYLQGGLEESGAVAFLLLAVSAVIFLLVRYLTDDDTTGGMP comes from the coding sequence ATGGCCACGGAGACCGGACCACGGCTCGATGTCGAAACCGGGGGCGTACCCACGGTTGTCCTCGTCGTCGGGTTCGTCGGCGTCCAACTGCTCGCGTTCGCGGCTGCCTACACCACCGGCCGGCCGACGTGGTACGCGTACTTCATCATCGGCAGTACTGCCGTGACGGCGTACCTGCTCGACGGCTCGTCGTTCGTCGTCGCGAGCGCGACGCTCGGCAGCGTCCTGCTGGTCGCCCTCGGGCTTCCGCTGTTCCTGTTCGTCGCGCGACAGACCCCCTCGCTGGTCGTCGAGAAGGCGACGGATCCGGACGTCCACCGCGTCCTGTATCTCGGGGTCTACGGGCCGCTCCTGGCGGCGCTGCTCAGCCTGGCCTTCGGCATTCCGCTTGCGCACCTGCTCTCGGAGGGGTTCCCCGGGCAACCGCTCGTCGAGAGCCTCGTCGACCTCCCGCTCGTCGTCCCGCACTCGGTGGCGGGGATCCTGATTCTCTTCGGGTTCGGGGAGGGCGGCGCGTTCCCGAGCGTTTCGGTTCTCGGGTCGATGGTGGGGATGGTGTTGGCGATGGCGTTCGTTGCGGCGCCGTACGCCGTCAACGCCACCCGGGAAGCGTTCGAGGCGATCGACCACCGCCTGGAGTACGCCTCGCGAATCCACGGCGCGAACCGGTGGGAGACGTTCCGACGGGTCACTGGACCGCTCGCCACCCGCGGGATGGTAACCGGCGGCGTGTTGGCGTGGGCCCGCGCCGTCTCCGAGTTCGGCGCAGTCGCGGTCGTCGCCTACTCCGTGGAGTTCTTCTATCCGCTCGCGGGCGAACGGGTGACGGCCCAACACGCGCCGGTGTTCGTTTACAACACGTACCTCCAGGGTGGCCTCGAGGAGAGCGGCGCGGTCGCGTTCCTCCTGCTTGCGGTCTCGGCGGTCATCTTCCTGCTCGTTCGGTATCTGACCGACGACGACACGACCGGGGGGATGCCGTGA
- a CDS encoding ATP-binding cassette domain-containing protein, whose translation MTRLAADLTSTFTAKGAEPFTVDAALEAGDEETLVVLGPSGSGKTLLLETIAGFHEHDGTVTADGTDITDRAPEQREFGFVFQDYALFPHMTVQENVRYGARYRDSPRDAAELLSELGVAHLAERNPPTLSGGEKQRVALARALAVRPDVLLLDEPLAALDVPTRQSLRDDLVDVLADVTSIYVTHNRTTARAVADRIVVMADGQIVQRGTPEAVFERPESPMVASFTGSNVIDLGAAPTVRSLLDGHDAGDTDVRGNGSAERVAIRPEAIRFGDTDGDLRATVRRVVREDATHRVTLAFDDVTVEAFADSPPTVGDDVAVALPRDRIHPC comes from the coding sequence GTGACACGTCTCGCCGCCGATCTCACGTCGACGTTTACCGCCAAGGGCGCCGAGCCGTTCACCGTTGACGCGGCGCTGGAAGCCGGTGACGAGGAGACCCTCGTCGTCCTCGGTCCGAGCGGAAGCGGCAAGACGCTGCTTTTGGAGACGATCGCGGGGTTTCACGAACACGACGGCACGGTCACGGCGGACGGGACCGACATCACCGACCGGGCGCCGGAGCAGCGGGAGTTCGGCTTCGTCTTCCAGGATTACGCGCTGTTCCCCCACATGACCGTCCAGGAGAACGTCAGGTACGGCGCGCGGTACCGCGACTCGCCGCGCGACGCGGCTGAGTTGCTCTCCGAACTCGGCGTGGCACACCTGGCCGAGCGGAACCCGCCGACACTTTCCGGCGGGGAGAAACAGCGCGTCGCCCTGGCCCGCGCGCTCGCAGTTCGACCCGACGTGCTCCTCCTCGATGAACCGCTGGCCGCGCTCGACGTGCCGACGCGACAGTCGCTCCGCGACGACCTGGTCGATGTCCTCGCTGACGTAACCTCCATCTACGTGACCCACAACCGGACGACTGCGCGCGCGGTCGCCGACCGGATCGTCGTGATGGCAGACGGGCAGATCGTCCAACGCGGTACGCCTGAGGCGGTCTTCGAGCGTCCCGAGTCGCCGATGGTCGCGAGCTTCACCGGTTCGAACGTCATCGACCTGGGCGCCGCACCGACGGTCCGGTCGTTGCTCGACGGCCACGACGCTGGGGACACCGATGTGCGCGGGAACGGGTCGGCCGAGCGAGTCGCGATCAGGCCCGAAGCGATCCGTTTCGGCGATACCGACGGCGACCTGCGCGCAACCGTCCGGAGGGTGGTTCGCGAGGACGCAACACATCGGGTGACGCTCGCGTTCGACGACGTAACCGTCGAGGCCTTCGCGGATTCCCCGCCGACGGTCGGCGACGACGTGGCGGTCGCGCTCCCGCGGGACCGCATCCATCCCTGCTGA
- a CDS encoding SOS response-associated peptidase gives MCGRYTLMTPAAELEARFDATFEDPPEPRYNCAPGQSLPVVADDEPDRFRTFKWGLIPSWADDAAVGNDLINARAETVEEKPSFAESFERRRCLVPADGFYEWVREGAAKQPYRVAFDDDRPFAMAGLWDRWEPTHTQTGLGDFGGGGGASEADAVESFTVITTEPNDVVADLHHRMAVVLDPDEESTWLHGSTEEAAELLDPHPSEGWQAYPVSTRVNSPANDGPDLVEPAESG, from the coding sequence ATGTGCGGCCGCTACACCCTGATGACGCCCGCCGCCGAGCTGGAAGCGCGGTTCGACGCCACGTTCGAGGACCCGCCGGAGCCGCGGTACAACTGCGCGCCCGGCCAGTCGCTGCCGGTCGTCGCCGACGACGAGCCCGATCGCTTTCGGACGTTCAAGTGGGGTCTGATCCCCTCGTGGGCCGACGACGCCGCCGTCGGCAACGACCTGATCAACGCCCGCGCGGAGACGGTCGAAGAGAAACCGAGTTTCGCCGAGTCCTTCGAGCGCCGCCGGTGTCTGGTGCCCGCCGACGGCTTCTACGAGTGGGTCCGGGAGGGAGCGGCCAAACAACCCTACCGCGTCGCCTTCGACGACGACCGCCCGTTCGCGATGGCGGGGCTGTGGGACCGGTGGGAGCCGACCCACACCCAGACCGGGCTGGGTGATTTCGGCGGCGGTGGCGGGGCGAGCGAGGCCGACGCCGTCGAGTCGTTCACCGTCATTACGACCGAACCCAACGACGTCGTTGCGGACCTCCACCACCGGATGGCGGTCGTGCTCGACCCCGACGAGGAGTCGACGTGGCTCCACGGCAGTACGGAGGAGGCCGCCGAGTTGCTCGATCCGCACCCGAGCGAGGGGTGGCAGGCGTATCCGGTGTCGACGCGGGTCAACAGCCCGGCGAACGACGGCCCGGACCTGGTCGAGCCGGCCGAGAGCGGGTGA
- a CDS encoding sensor histidine kinase: protein MGDHGRAPEPHRTILDTVPDMVYALDTEFRFRFVNDALVTVTGYDREELLGAHASVVFDERAIAEGQWNRERIRAGDVEFGCLEVELETAAGDRIPCEVRGQTVPEHSHGLGDGTVGVIRNISDRKEREQELQARSAAMKASTDGMAILDEDGTYRFVNQAHADIYGYSSPEEFVGETWRLCYSADELDRFDGTVMPKLRDEGEWRGEAVGTRKDGSTFPQELSLSLTDDGRTICVVRDVTERKRRERELERKTEQLDDFAGVVSHDLRNPLHVAQGRLDLAQEESESEHLDKAADAIDRCFTLIDDLLTLAREGMRVGETDPVDLDNVALDCWQTVETEDATLTVETGRTVRADPNRLRELLENLLRNAVKHGGEDVTVTVDDHDDGFYVADDGSGIPDGKRDRIFEAGYSTADEGTGFGLEIVERIAEAHGWDVRVTESEAGGARFVFTSVNSPE, encoded by the coding sequence ATGGGTGACCACGGGCGGGCGCCGGAGCCCCATCGGACGATCCTCGACACGGTTCCCGACATGGTGTACGCCCTGGACACCGAGTTCCGCTTTCGGTTTGTCAACGACGCGTTGGTGACAGTGACCGGATACGACCGCGAGGAGCTGCTGGGAGCCCACGCGTCGGTGGTCTTCGACGAGCGGGCCATCGCGGAGGGGCAGTGGAACCGCGAACGGATCAGAGCCGGCGACGTCGAGTTCGGGTGCCTGGAGGTCGAACTCGAAACCGCAGCGGGCGACCGGATCCCGTGTGAGGTCCGGGGGCAGACCGTCCCCGAGCACAGCCACGGCCTGGGCGACGGCACCGTGGGGGTGATCCGGAACATCAGCGACCGGAAGGAACGCGAACAGGAGTTGCAGGCCAGGTCGGCGGCGATGAAGGCGTCGACCGACGGGATGGCGATCCTCGACGAGGACGGGACGTACCGCTTCGTGAACCAGGCACACGCGGACATCTACGGGTATTCCTCGCCGGAGGAGTTCGTCGGGGAGACGTGGCGGCTGTGCTACTCGGCGGACGAACTCGACCGGTTCGACGGGACCGTGATGCCGAAGTTACGCGATGAGGGGGAGTGGCGGGGCGAGGCGGTCGGCACCCGCAAGGACGGGAGCACGTTCCCGCAGGAACTCTCCTTGAGCCTGACCGACGACGGGCGAACGATCTGTGTCGTCCGCGACGTCACCGAACGGAAGCGACGCGAACGGGAACTGGAGCGGAAGACCGAGCAGTTGGACGATTTCGCCGGTGTCGTCAGCCACGACCTCCGGAACCCGCTGCACGTCGCACAGGGGCGGTTGGACCTGGCTCAAGAGGAGTCCGAAAGCGAGCATCTCGACAAAGCCGCCGACGCGATCGACCGGTGTTTCACCCTGATCGACGACCTGCTCACGCTCGCCCGCGAGGGGATGCGCGTCGGCGAAACCGATCCCGTGGACCTCGACAACGTGGCCCTCGATTGCTGGCAGACCGTCGAAACGGAAGACGCGACACTCACCGTCGAGACGGGGCGGACCGTCCGGGCGGACCCGAACCGCCTGCGGGAACTCCTCGAGAACCTGCTCCGGAACGCCGTCAAACACGGCGGCGAGGACGTGACAGTCACCGTCGACGACCACGACGACGGGTTCTACGTCGCCGACGACGGGAGCGGGATTCCGGATGGGAAACGGGACCGGATCTTCGAGGCGGGCTACTCGACTGCCGACGAGGGAACCGGGTTCGGACTGGAGATCGTCGAGCGGATCGCCGAGGCACACGGGTGGGACGTCCGCGTCACCGAAAGCGAGGCCGGCGGCGCCCGGTTCGTCTTCACCAGCGTCAACTCCCCGGAGTGA
- a CDS encoding ribonuclease H-like domain-containing protein, translating into MRIENSFVPAEGVGERRERSLWESGILTWEEFDARRAPLGPKTGDRVESFLADALERLDDGDARYFGERFPSSETWRLYENFREDAAFFDIETTGLESARHDVTTVSVTRGGDTTTLVRGDDLTASALRDLFRDAPLVVSFNGKQFDVPFLEDSFDLSVDAPHLDLMYPCRRIDLTGGLKAIERTVGIDRDRPDLSGRDAVRLWHRYARDGDADALDTLVSYNRDDTENLRNLADVVANRLHEASIGAVADEPAGIPDPRA; encoded by the coding sequence ATGCGAATCGAGAACAGTTTCGTGCCCGCGGAGGGCGTGGGCGAACGCCGCGAGCGCTCGCTGTGGGAGTCGGGGATCCTCACCTGGGAGGAGTTCGACGCCCGGCGTGCCCCGCTGGGACCGAAGACCGGCGACCGGGTGGAGTCGTTCCTCGCGGACGCGCTCGAACGCCTCGACGACGGCGACGCGCGGTACTTCGGCGAGCGGTTCCCGTCGAGCGAGACGTGGCGACTGTACGAAAATTTCCGCGAGGACGCCGCCTTCTTCGACATCGAGACCACCGGGCTGGAATCGGCCCGCCACGACGTCACCACGGTCTCGGTCACCCGCGGCGGCGACACGACCACGCTGGTCCGCGGCGATGACCTGACCGCGTCGGCGCTCCGGGACCTGTTCCGCGACGCGCCGCTGGTCGTCTCGTTCAACGGCAAACAGTTCGACGTACCCTTCCTGGAGGACAGCTTCGACCTCTCCGTCGACGCGCCGCATCTCGACCTGATGTACCCCTGCCGCCGGATCGATCTGACGGGCGGGCTGAAGGCCATCGAGAGAACTGTCGGGATCGACCGCGACCGGCCGGACCTCTCGGGACGCGACGCCGTCCGACTGTGGCACCGGTACGCCCGCGACGGCGACGCCGACGCCCTCGACACCCTGGTGTCGTACAACCGCGACGACACCGAGAACCTCCGGAACCTCGCTGACGTCGTCGCCAACCGCCTCCACGAGGCGTCGATCGGCGCCGTCGCCGACGAGCCGGCCGGGATCCCGGATCCGCGGGCCTGA
- a CDS encoding dolichyl-phosphate hexose transferase — protein sequence MAEYTVDDMAVVMGTYNEEAAIDTVLSDVADVTDDRAEVVCVDSSDDRTPEIARDHGATVIEQPPRGYGHAVREAVLTPERPVIVTTDCDDTYPMEKLPQFLELINDGYDVVSGDRLYHGADAMPDFNRFGNAAFAAVASVLAGERVHDTTTGMRAYRRELLHDIEWTENTGLSAELLLRPLMRGYEIREEPIPYRERAGETKLDPLGGGAAIAKSIVKVCLEERFE from the coding sequence ATGGCCGAGTACACCGTCGACGATATGGCGGTCGTGATGGGGACCTACAACGAGGAGGCGGCAATCGACACCGTGCTATCCGACGTCGCCGATGTCACAGACGACCGCGCGGAGGTCGTCTGCGTCGACAGTTCCGACGACCGGACGCCCGAGATCGCCCGCGACCACGGCGCGACCGTGATCGAACAGCCGCCACGGGGCTACGGCCACGCGGTCCGGGAGGCCGTTCTGACGCCGGAACGACCCGTGATCGTCACCACCGACTGCGACGACACCTACCCGATGGAGAAACTCCCGCAGTTCCTGGAGTTGATCAACGACGGCTACGACGTCGTCTCCGGTGATCGCCTCTACCACGGCGCCGACGCGATGCCCGACTTCAACCGGTTCGGTAACGCCGCCTTCGCCGCCGTCGCGTCGGTGTTAGCCGGCGAGCGCGTCCACGACACCACCACGGGAATGCGTGCGTACCGCCGGGAGCTCCTGCACGACATCGAATGGACCGAGAACACGGGCCTTTCGGCGGAACTCCTGCTCCGCCCGCTGATGCGTGGCTACGAGATCCGCGAGGAGCCGATCCCGTACCGCGAGCGCGCCGGCGAGACCAAACTCGACCCGCTGGGCGGCGGCGCCGCCATCGCGAAGTCGATCGTGAAGGTGTGTCTGGAGGAACGCTTCGAGTAA
- a CDS encoding DUF5800 family protein — translation MTALSFDETGVDVVYEGTEFRLEKSLIEEAVQKSYPDVTDHEVLKIVEENPSLSGEPRRIADILR, via the coding sequence ATGACCGCACTGTCGTTCGACGAGACCGGCGTCGATGTCGTCTACGAGGGCACCGAGTTCCGGTTGGAGAAGTCGCTGATCGAGGAGGCGGTCCAGAAGTCCTACCCCGACGTGACCGACCACGAGGTGCTGAAGATCGTCGAGGAGAACCCCTCCCTCAGCGGCGAACCCCGGCGGATCGCCGACATCCTCCGATAA